The nucleotide window aattattattattaaccaaGGAGTAATATCCCTTAATCAAGCTGTACTGTAACCCAGGTCCtctgttgatattttatttgtttggtctttgaatatcattttcaaaaatgttttacttattatATTAACTGCCAGCAGACTTTTGTCTTTTTGGGGGGGCCATGAACAAAACTTCGTAGttatttatgcatattaaaAAGGAAAGGCCAACAAAACAATTAAAggatgtatacatacatgtatattcaaacaaatgtattacTGATTTACACCATTTCACAGGTACATAACAAAGCTCAGGGAAGAAAACCTTTACTTGAAGAAACTTATAACTGATAAGGTAACACttgttttacacatacatcaCGTGTATGTGGACCGGATTTCACTGGAGTGTCGCACTTAGATGGCTGTGTTCAATGCGGTCAGGCTTTTACTCAGAATTTGAGAAAACTGGCAAATTCAAGAACAATTCAAGGTGCAAACATGCAGACAACTAACAACAGCTTCAACTTCTGCAGTGTACGTAAAATGCCTTTGGAGGATTTACAGCcagttgaaataaattcatGACTACTGTAGTACCGTACAGAGTGCTCCAGGTAAATCGCCTGGGTTGGGTCCTCAGACTGAAAACATGGAAGAGCTAActtgaaattttgtacaaaaaatttaaaattgggACAATATATTACATTAAACAACTTAAACTTGACTGTCTAACTGTCATATTTTTTCTCCTGTATATGCATGAACATGAAGTTATTactggtcatgggtttcccctgggttctgcaaagtttcctcccactgtaatgttggccgccgtcatataagtgaaatattcttgattacggcataaagcaccaatcagataaataaataaagttattatttcaaaaaattacaGTGACTTTTATGCTCACCAGTCATATTAACAATCCATGTTTTGGGGGTTTTCTTGTTCGTTAAACTGATTTGATTTCTAAAATTTGAGTATTTTACACCAGGCAAAATGTTTCAGTAGTATTTTCGGTTGactacatggatgtgtattagAATTATGAGTAGCTTCTTTTTAAGTATCCTTTTTCAATAATTACAATGAGATGAAGtcttgtttttcttcttcagggCATAAGTGGAACTCAGAGGTAAGGCCTATCTAaaactgttacaaaatatttctgtatcaaattttattttgctcACAATTTTGGTTTTCCTGTGTCACATCACTTGTGGTTTTTAATTGTTATTGTCATGGAATGAACAGAAGTTTTAGCTTAATGGTTGCACTTGCTGTAGGGTTATCTGTTGCTTCTCTGTTTGAACAGGCCAGGCACCCAGGGAAATCGCTTGAACTCCTCCCCTGGGGGATATAGAGGTAAGACCACTTAATGTTAGTAGTAGCCTTCATGATCAGTTTTCATCATAAAAATGATTCATCATGATTTGTGTATTACTTTAAATCACCAGTTTTCAACCAACTACAAAGtcatcataattattcataaCCACAAAATTATCATAACTAACGAAAGCTGATATTTTGGCAGATAGGTGTAATTAAATGATGTCTGTAGCGGTTTTTAATGATTGGTTTCCTTAGTTATAACTTTGAGTCATAATTACTTAACTGAATTATGCACAGATGCACCTTCCTAAATGGTTACTATGTAGTACTAATATCAAAGGCAGTCATTTTGGGACATGTAGTTgtaattaaaatgattttattgatatttaaatgttaattaagGGTTACCTAAGTCCTAATCAGCCAGGTTTAATGTGATTAATCCTGCTAATTgaataatataaatacagacAGTCAGCTATGTGATGGAACAGAAGTGGTGGTTAATTCTGTACAATCTAGTTTACTcagtccataaaactgactgccaccttatcagtgaaaaattattgatcaCAGTGTTCGACAccaaataaaacatgaataaataataaaataaaacaaacttaaaggaaaagaaaacactaatgtgaagtatatatatatatatatatatatatgaaagatcattaaacactgtttgcaaaaatagttgaatttatatttttagaatttttttattccagtaaaatacatttgaaactttgtATTTAATTGTGGTTGTGTCCTTCTGACCATATtaggaccagtgatgtcacataaaGTTTTAACACACATAAACTTCTACATTACACTGTTctaaaacatacacatacagatcTTTGAATGCATTCTCCAAATagaccttgaaacaaactgtttcaaGCAAACagtttcaagccaaaaatatggaTCGcgcgtcactgataccctcttggtcactacagaccaccttAGGTTCTAATGTTTTAAAGCCATTTCACTTGgttgaaaaaattaataaaaaacataaatcaaactacTTTCTGAGCCAGTGTTTATTGGTCTTTCACCTGATATGTagttcattttagtgtttttaacTGTTTGTAGCAAGCGTGTTGTCACAATAGAATTGTGTATGTCTTACTTCAGCATCGCCAGGGAGTCACAGTCAGACCAGTTCTCCCTACAGGGGCACATCCTCTGCCCCTGCCTCTTCACAAAGACGTGACAGGTGCGATGATTAATCAcaactgatttttattttttttgattactATTCCAACATTATGCTTAAGAATAGATCATACTGGAAGTTTAGTTTAGGAGGAGCCAACACCGTGAGAAATTACTCTGTAGTTATATATGGTTTAAAATTTACACTTTCTTTGATAACGTCTACTATGTCTACTTCAAATGGATGATGCATATCATTACGATTTGTTCTTACCTTTAGAAACTATTTACTTCATGTGATTAAATGTGCTTTTTGTACTGTAGGCATCATTCTGGAGATGTGCCAAAGAACCCTTTGCTAAGGTCCCTCACTGTACAACAAATTGTGAgcttaaatatgtttttaattttgtacatttttctgtttttaactgttttacAGTTTATGAAAAAATTGTGTAAAGTTATTATTAAAGTTTGATTCAGTGTAAATCATCTGAATTTCTCATAActttacagcagggtgatattGGTGTATTTGTTTATATCATGAAACGACATCcttaaaaatatatgtttgttttgttagaATTAGATGTGGTATTATTAGCATGGACAAAGGACTAGTAGTGGGACAAAACTGGTATTGAAATTCAAGCATAATAATACAGCTAATCAGAACAATAAAAGTCTTATTAGCATAGTTGGGTATCAGGATCGGATGAGACTGTTAACCCATGTTAGATTGGCATTGTTTTGAGTTGAGAATAATACAGTAATTAAGAACCAAGCCATATATAATTGTTCCTGTATGGTGAAGATTTAATGGAGCCACATGCTGTCCCAGTGGTTTTATAGGGTGTTAATCAGATCATTCATTGAGACATATGACTCAGTCTTGAAAcgttttacataaaaatatgtgAATTAATAGTCTTGTAAGCAGTGGCCTTAAATGAATATTTGTAGTTTTTTGACTAGAAGGTTCTCATAAAGTCTTAAGTTAAAGAGGCAATCAGTTACGGTGTAGTCACAAGAAaggatttttaaaaaacacatgTTACAGAATTATTAACAAAGAACTTTTCATAGCATGATCCCCCCAATTTCTTAACATTCTGTCACATTGAGCCAGCTTgctgtaaacaaatacataaatacatgcaaatatactgatatacatgttAATGTGGTGAACATATACTCCTGTACAGTGGTGCATGTAGTGCATATGGAGTATCTTGTAATCAttgatttaataattttattgatgttttatgccaaactcaagaatatttcactttaaataaaatgaaagccagccagccagccagctagccagcattacagtgggaggaaaccgggcttggaaacccacgaccatctgcaggttgctggaaaatctTCCAACATACAGCCCGTGAGGAAACCCGCAtaagcttgacttgaactcttAGGGACAGGATTGGTTAGAGGCTGCAGGAAATTGCGcagcactggcatgctaaccactttgGCCACAGAGACCTCTGTGATCTTTGAATGTATGCGGGTAAAAACATAGTTATAGTGTTGCATAGTTTTTGTGAGATTTGCAATGCCCAGCTGTATGTGTGACATTAAATATTACGCTGATGGCCGGgtttatttgtatgtgtgtgtttatttgtgaACGAGCAGCTGCCATTTACTTCTCCTGTGGGTGGAGGCCGAATCTCTCTACGGACACCGCCCATCAACGGCAAGCTAGGTCAGTACATACAGTGAACTCGTCCAATACGCATACGtgtgttataaatgtaaaaggtttggTCACATTACATTATTGACATTTTTGTGGTATCAGTTTGCTCATTGGCATTTAATAGGGCAGTTTCAATTTCAGACTCTTTAGTCACTAAATAAATAGTAGAAATAGTCCTACTACATCATGTGACTTTAATGATCAAATGTCTTGTGTTCTGGAGGCACAATTTAATGACGCGAAAGGTCACCAACGCTGaatttttgtcatcatttgtGTACCCTGAAGTAACTTTTATTGCGATGTCCATGTAATCATAAATGTAATAGAATATAGTTGCTTAATATTTCCGACTAGTCATGTGGTACAATAGGACTTATTTTGCCATCAGTGATAAAAGAATTCGAACTCAAAACTTCTGTATAGCACTGAATTATTCTGATAACACTATTTCcaaatcatatatttttttattaatttatttgattggtgttttacgctgtactcaagagtatttcactttcacaacagcggccaacattatggtgggtggaaaccaggtacagtccgggggaaacccacgaccatccgcaggttgctggcagaccttcccacttacggccggagaggaagccagcatgagctggacttgaactcacagcgaccgcattggtgaaagactcctgggtcattacgctgcgctagcgcgctaaccaacccaAATCACAGATTTAAAAGTGTATGTAAAAACTAGTGTTTAACTATACATTGTTGGACGGTAAAAGCCATACACACCTGAAACTAAATACACATTAATTTATAGTATGAGCTGGTGCATATAAGCCTGCAGGTGCTAGGTTCGGTCACATATTCTTTGGAGTATGTTGCTTACATCATCTGGTGATGTTAAATGTGAATGTGTTTGTCACTCCAAATTAATAATCTCCACGAGGATTTTAGcaataagcaaaatattcattAGCCTGCTGAGGAGTTATGATAAAACATCCATGAACAACAGCTGAATGTTAACTAATCATGTGCATCTTCAAATTAATGCCAGTGTTCTGTTTTCAGGCCCAGCAAGCACCCCCAAACAACTTGGACAAGTAAAATCCATCAGGTTTGTATGACTTGACAGTTGCATGTAATATACTCGAGGTACATGGTAATCAGTTGGAATTTGAAGGGGTCATGGGTGAAAACTTGCAatctatattgtacatgtgtatttgtatataccAAATAATTGTGTGTATAAATGTGTGCCTGTAGGCAATATAATGGACAACTTCCATAGAATCTATCTTGCCCTTGTAGAAAATCCTGTGTTTTTGATATCAAGTTATACATATGGGGTTTTGCACATTTTGTAAAACTACTCTTTATTGCTTTAAAGGACCACTAACCGATTAATCCTGATATTAATACTGCTTCTTATCAGACTGGTATTTTTTTTGCACTCCTATTATTAGCATGACGCAGCTTTAATATCAAACCCCCTTCCCCCATTTCTAGGTACGTAACTAGCATCTGAGCGTGCCAACTGCTATGATTACTGCACATTGACTATTgaattattacattatatacGTGTATTTGTTTCTGATAATTAAATTAGTTGTGTGCAACAACTGCTGTGTCCTCTGGACCAGTCTTCAATGTATGTGTACTGGGTACACTGTCAGATCATGTCTTGTAATCATGGTTACAGAGCCTCCACCCCTGGGGCTGGTGAGGCCTTAAGACACAACTTTGCCACACCCCAGCAATCCCCAAAATTCATGACAATAGGAACGCCACAGACGATACAAGTGTGAGTATGCTTCACACAGTGTTACTTCAGATTTCATTTAGCAAGACACcaggaaagaaaagaaagttttaagttttataaCACTGTTGGTGTAAAATTGATTGGGGTTGAAGGATACCCATAGCTGTCAGTCATAAAAAAGTCTGTAAcagctgcaaaaaaaaattgcacatgAAGCACCCCAGCGTATTTGGATAAAGTTCTACAAGATCACATGTAcgcataaactacatgtaggttggttagcacgctagcgcagcgtaatgacccagaggcctctcaccaatgcggtcactgagttcaagtccagctcatgctggtttcctctctggccgttagtgggaaggttttccagcaacctgcggatggtcgtgggtttcccctgggctgtgcccggtttcctcccaccataatgctggccgccgtcgcacaagtgaaatattcttgagtacggcgtaaaacatcaaataaataaagaaataaactacatgtagaagaCAACTAATCATTCTTCAGCAGTACGGTATGGATATTTTTACTTCTGAatcgttaaaaaaaatatggcagTGGCATTGCTCCAGAAACAGGACTTGTATctgttagatatcactttttaatattttaaaattctgagtGCAAGCTTTTTGCTAAAGGAAAAAGCAACTAATGATATCACCTTCTTATTtcgaaagatttttttttttttttttttgattggtgttttacgccgtactcaagaatatttcacttatacgacggcggccagcattatggtgggtggaaaccgggcagagcccggcggaaacccacgaccatccgcaggttgctgacagaccttcccacgtacggccggagaggaagccagcatgagctggtcttgaactcacagcgaccgcattggtgagaggcttctgggtcactacgctgcgctagcgcgctaaccgactgagccacggaggcccctatttcGAAAGAGGAGTAGAAACAACCTATCAGGCCGCAGCCAGTTTTATTTCAGATGAACTTGGTAATGCTACAAATCAACCTTAATCAGAAATTCTGACGAGGTCATGTGATgcaccatgttagagaaactgGAAACCGGAGGTCTCATCACTCATACCCCACTCAGTCATGttcatatggttaaaaggcaaaacagggtagGAGTGGAAGCAGCTGCCTTCTCAGGTTATATAAATAACTTGTGCTTAATGGGTTTAAGTTAGTAACACCGTGGAGCGTTTCTCAGTGCGTGATTATGCTAGCTCAGAAAAAATCATGCTCTTCAAACTTTGTGGGATGCTttatcaatgtatatatacatttgatgtagtgttttcttttaaactttcAGTTCTGCGAGCTGTGCGTCTTCAATGAACCAGTACAGACACCCTGTGAGCATAGCAAATAGCAGGGCATCATCTCCAGGCTTTACGGTCCACACCCCAAGGGGAGCTGATACCCTATTCTTATGACAACACCCATCCCCCACGTGTACAACATGGCATATGCTGGTATAAAGGGCCTGTCGTACAAGGATTTTTACTGTTTCTATTCAGATAACATCTTGAGCTAcagtaaaatatgaaaaaaggaGAAACTGAATTTAGAGAATGCTCTAGAATAATACTAAATCAGTCTATCTGACTTATActtaaaatatcattaaaaatcagtaaataaatttatgaatttgtCGTACGTTGAAATGAAAGTACTGTAgtggatttatttttgtcacaatGTGCATATTGATGCGAGAATGTTAATTATTGTTTAACCTGTCCTTTGTGTTTAGAGCCTTGACGATTTTCTTTCCTTCAAGcatcaaataaattgtttgtatttttgtcgATATTCTACAGACGTAATGTTTAGAGAAACAAATACTCTTTAGCCCTGTATTATTAaaaatttccaaatattttaCCCCTGCTATTTGACACGGTCTATTGGTCATCACACAATATCTAGTTTTTTGGCTTCTGGAAATACAGGACATAGTAAAATGTATTCTTGAAGGGGAGAAATGTTGAGCTTGGACTATTAAGTTGTCTTCTGTTGTTCATTTTGCCAGATTTTTAGcattctgttgatcttagataggtgttttgaggtttgtttggaatctATTCTACTGGGAAAATTGTAAATTCAGTTGATGAAATTCATCTAACAGCTATCACTGTAAGACAAGTCTAAGAGCCTCCTTCAGCAGGAATCAAGGTTAATTATAgaataaaattacacaaaagTAAGTACACAGTGAAATGCGATTTTATTGTTCTCTTCTTTTCACAAagcatttatttttcagttaattGCGTGTTCAGACATCAAAATATGAGTTCTGTTTTTACATCCTCAGCTCTTAAAACCTGGACCCTAAATTACGTGTTTTCCATACTGGTGGCTTCTTCCTCGATTTCAGTAACGGCATCCGTGTTAGCAACTCTGTCAATATCTAGGTGGttagttacctcccctgaatcACTCTCCATACAACAGTCAACATTGTCTTTGTCCACAGCAGCTTTCTCCGCCAACTTTTCAGCCTTTTTCGCCGCAACTTGTCTTTCTACAAGAAGAGAGACATAGAATTAGTCATGGTTTCCACACAATGATTGTGAAATTGTGCAGAGTGTGAGCCTTTTCTGTAAGCCAAACTGACACATGCTTTTGTTAAGTCTTCATTGTAGTGCCATAGTTAACCACTCTTCCCATACTGGGGATCTCACACTAATCTCCTATCGTTTCTCCCATTCCATAAAGTATGTAAAACTACAAAAAGATGGCGTCTTGGTGGAAGtgacacatgtacacttctGTCTCTCACCTCCGCATCACTAAGCTTGTGCACCATTACGCATGACCTTTGTGAGCTTTGATCAACTGCTGTTTCTCCTGTCATAATGTTGTTTAAAGAGATACACAATCGTTTTTCAACCACCTCAgtgaccaatattttaaaatattctgagagaactatggggtgcagagaaataatttgcacagttatTTGAAGCTTTCATCTTTAAtgacaaataaatcattttgggtgttatttttataataattatatgcataaatgtcactgaaaaaagggctttagtgattgaaaaggttgatgatttaCAGTATGTCGTCTAGTGGctgctgaagtatcatgccaaagacaccggacatgacacttgactcagtcacattaaaccgacacctggccaaccagtcctgttcccttcctctaacctctccgtgctgagcgccaagcgaggcagtaacgAGTGTCATTCTAAAAGTCTTTGATATTACCCGACCCAGGTTTAATTCTAACTTCGTGGGGGAACACTCTTACCACTAGGCCTCCAGAGAGGTTCAAGTGATTTTGAGATGTATATAAAAAGTTCCTCTTGATAAACTTTGTGAGATGAACTTCCATTAAGCTAAAGTGGTCACAACCAGGTGATTGAGATCATACGACATGGTGAAAAAACTCAGTGAAACAGAGCTGAGATGCCATGGCTCtaaagttttaatgatgaagaCTTTTTGAGTGGAAGAAACTTAGGAAACTGGCCACTCACGCTGTCCAAAACTCTACAGCTGACCAGTACTTGAGACCCCAAAACTAAGCACTGTCCGACAAAGAAACAAAGCTGTCAATTTGTCTCAGGACTAACTGACTTTGAATTAACGCCAGTGGTGGATTGTGAGCACTTGGCCATTGCAGGTgtgatttgtacatttagccaACCACTTTATGATGATCAAAGAAGaaaagtataatgtgacagcaGCAAACAAAAGATTCAGGTGTGGGATGTGACAGTGTGGCAGGGGACTGAGAGAGAAGGCAGTGTTGTAGAAGGAGGAATAATTGTTGAAAGATGTGAGAGAGAGTTAAGGGAGAAGACTGAATTGTGGCAGGGAACAGAGTTGTGGCAGGAGACTGAATTTTGGGATGACGCAGAGTTGCAGGATAAGACCGAGTTGTAAGAGGGGGCAGACAGAATTGTGGAAAGAGGCTGAGTTGTGGGAGTAGTTTTCCCACCGACATTATACGTACGGATTTCACTCAGTTCCAAACCACAC belongs to Liolophura sinensis isolate JHLJ2023 chromosome 9, CUHK_Ljap_v2, whole genome shotgun sequence and includes:
- the LOC135474739 gene encoding probable E3 SUMO-protein ligase RNF212, with amino-acid sequence MADWVHCNLCFHQPGDGRKFFLTNCGHIYCELCLKEGTENKCKMCGSACSTIALSAKMKPDVEIFFTDPADILQKHRKQLLQVMEFQKNHRRRLNAYIRDKVSKQREMIEISQKNVNHFQEMERYITKLREENLYLKKLITDKGISGTQRPGTQGNRLNSSPGGYRASPGSHSQTSSPYRGTSSAPASSQRRDRHHSGDVPKNPLLRSLTVQQILPFTSPVGGGRISLRTPPINGKLGPASTPKQLGQVKSIRASTPGAGEALRHNFATPQQSPKFMTIGTPQTIQVSASCASSMNQYRHPVSIANSRASSPGFTVHTPRGADTLFL